A single Leishmania major strain Friedlin complete genome, chromosome 24 DNA region contains:
- a CDS encoding putative lysophospholipase encodes MTVPIDQLTNAQIKEELRTLYAVTDFADCIEHGDLQKKLQAIRNSTPITHGLRYGTLLEIGNKNPTGVVTLVHGLGDSAYGWESVGHELLRRLPHLLFLLPTAPSRSVTINGGMPMPAWYDIMDMCNSGLLRGRQDAASVRQSCDYVRSIAHVATKKYGIPPQRVVYSGFSQGAAISLCTGLTAHIAPAGIACMSGYLAACTDVLPRIVQKAVPITMFHGRQDPVVPISAAKETKEILEKDGGVAPISFLEYDMDHSTLPQEIDDITSFLSRVLPEKF; translated from the coding sequence ATGACCGTGCCGATCGACCAGCTCACGAACGCGCAGATtaaggaggagctgcgcacgtTGTACGCCGTCACCGACTTCGCCGACTGCATCGAGCACGGCGATCTTCAGAAGAAGCTGCAGGCAATTCGTAACTCGACCCCCATCACTCACGGCCTCCGCTATGGCACGCTGCTGGAGATCGGTAACAAGAATCCGACCGGCGTCGTCACCCTCGTTCACGGTCTGGGCGACTCCGCGTACGGCTGGGAGAGCGTCGGCCACGAACTCTTGCGCCGCCTGCCTCACCTTCTCTTTCTGCTGCCTACCGCCCCGTCACGGAGCGTGACGATCAACGGCGGCATGCCGATGCCTGCTTGGTACGACATCATGGACATGTGCAACAGCggcctgctccgcggccgGCAGGATGCCGCCTCCGTCCGACAGTCCTGCGACTATGTGCGTAGCATTGCCCACGTGGCGACGAAGAAGTATGGCATCCCGCCGCAGCGTGTTGTCTACAGCGGCTTCTCCCAGGGCGCGGCCATCTCACTCTGCACTGGGCTGACGGCGCACATCGCCCCGGCTGGCATCGCGTGCATGTCCGGCTACCTAGCTGCGTGCACGGatgtgctgccgcgcatTGTGCAGAAGGCTGTTCCTATCACCATGTTCCACGGCCGTCAAGACCCCGTTGTGCCCATTTCTGCCGCGAAGGAAACGAAGGAGATTTTGGAGAAGGACGGCGGTGTCGCCCCGATCAGCTTCCTGGAGTACGACATGGATCACTCCACCCTCCCGCAGGAGATCGACGACATCACCTCGTTTTTATCTCGCGTTCTGCCGGAGAAGTTCTAA
- a CDS encoding putative short chain dehydrogenase/reductase — translation MLHFGLRGRLVAMSAVSAAAPLNITARRLLTSSGNASSSAASATSTSRSSAGTARASPSSSFASTPSVGRHKAVKSMSSPSAASAAADSIHKLSDDKAEASAYVCSADDVPSYSSASHMGYLMLHSRRLWLPLVLYACYYTLSAYLNPVQAGLYATASVVAQRLSVHGRRNKVHKDMTGYTCVVTGGTSGIGLYTAMQLLDMGAHVIIAAPSGKETETMDFLQRNCRVAAPAATATVASSSASPECEPLENRVTFISMDYMDQLDVMAAAARIKALAHDRIDLLVNCAGVWKEEPTLTKQKLEEHIGVNFLGPFHFTEALLPSLRKSSHRCGRIVYVTCASHNGVSRGNVVRERMMLLPGPNELQITARCYSASKLGNIYHAQSIANRRYEGIPLNRQSDLHPVDVCCADPGFCFTSLQQANVSPFLGNSIVARTLRSLWIKDAYEGSQTVVNCCVRDTIENGGYYAECALMPSGLSKRAQDPKSRDDVVRWAMAKTIAKYYTVRQE, via the coding sequence ATGCTCCACTTCGGTCTTAGAGGCCGCCTTGTGGCGATGTCGGCAGTCTCGGCCGCTGCCCCGTTAAATATCACGGCGCGCCGTCTGCTCACCTCTTCCGGCAATGCGTCTTCATCAGCGGCCTCGGCGACTAGCACAAGTAGGTCCTCAGCAGGCACCGCACGCGcatctccctcttcctcatTCGCGTCCACTCCGTCAGTAGGACGACACAAGGCCGTCAAGTCgatgtcgtcgccgtcggcagcatcagcagcagcagacagcATCCACAAGCTCAGCGACGACAAGGCAGAGGCCTCCGCGTACGTGTGCAGCGCTGACGACGTTCCTTCGTACTCCAGTGCTTCGCACATGGGCTACCTCATGCTGCACAGCCGCCGTCTCTGGCTGCCTCTAGTGCTCTACGCCTGCTACTACACACTGTCGGCGTACCTCAACCCAGTGCAGGCGGGTCTGTATGCGACGGCCAGTGTTGTGGCGCAGCGACTAAGCGTGCACGGCCGCAGAAACAAGGTTCACAAGGACATGACCGGCTACACGTGCGTCGTGACAGGCGGCACGAGCGGCATCGGCCTCTACacggcgatgcagctgctggacaTGGGCGCCCACGTCATAATCGCTGCGCCTTCTGGAAAGGAGACGGAGACGATGGATTTCCTACAGCGAAACTGCCGCGttgctgcgccggctgcaACCGCGACGGtcgcgtcctcctccgcttcacCTGAGTGTGAGCCTCTCGAGAACCGCGTCACCTTCATCTCCATGGACTACATGGACCAGCTGGACGTGatggcagctgccgcgcgcatCAAGGCCCTCGCGCACGACCGCATCGACCTCCTCGTGAACTGCGCGGGTGTGTGGAAGGAGGAGCCGACCTTGACAAAGCAGAAGCTCGAGGAGCATATCGGCGTCAACTTCCTTGGGCCATTCCACTTCAccgaggcgctgctcccGTCCCTGCGCAAGTCATCGCATAGGTGCGGCCGCATCGTGTACGTCACGTGCGCCTCACACAACGGCGTCTCCAGAGGGAACGTGGTGCGTGAGCGCatgatgctgctgccgggGCCGAACGAGTTGCAGATCACCGCGCGTTGCTACAGTGCGTCGAAGCTCGGCAACATTTACCATGCTCAGTCCATTGCGAACCGCCGCTATGAAGGCATCCCGCTGAACCGCCAGAGCGATCTGCACCCCGTCGATGTATGCTGCGCCGACCCGGGCTTCTGCTTCACCTCACTGCAGCAAGCAAACGTGAGCCCGTTTCTCGGCAACAGCATCGTCGCCCGCACGCTGAGGTCTCTGTGGATCAAGGATGCGTACGAGGGAAGCCAAACTGTCGTGAACTGCTGCGTGCGCGACACGATCGAGAACGGTGGCTACTATGCCGAGTGTGCGCTAATGCCAAGTGGGCTCAGCAAGCGCGCACAAGACCCAAAGAGCCGCGACGATGTAGTGCGCTGGGCTATGGCGAAGACGATCGCCAAGTACTACACGGTACGACAGGAGTAA